From the genome of Oncorhynchus nerka isolate Pitt River unplaced genomic scaffold, Oner_Uvic_2.0 unplaced_scaffold_1617, whole genome shotgun sequence:
actgcaggctaactcagtgctgcctcctcacattgaccgggtactgcaggctaactcagtgctgcctcctctcattgaccggggtactgcaggctaactcagtggctaactcagtgctgcctcctctcacattgaccgggtactgcaggctaactcagtgctgcctcctctcattgacccgggtattgcaggctaactcagtgctgcctcctcacattgaccgggtactgcaggctaactcagtgctgcctcctctcattgaccggggtactgcaggctaactcagtgctgcctcctctcattgaccggggtactgcaggctaactcagtgctgcctcctcacattgaccggggtactgcaggctaactcagtgctgcctcctctcattgaccggggtactgcaggctaactcagtactcagtgctgcctcctcacattgaccgggtactgcaggctaactcagtgctgcctcctctcattgaccaggggtactgcaggctaactcagtgctgcctcctctcattgaccaggggtactgcaggctaactcagtgctgcctcctcacattgaccggggtactgcaggctaactcagtgctgcctcctctcattgaccggggtactgcaggctaactcagtgctgcctcctctcattgaccggggtactgcaggctaactcagtgctgcctcctctcattgaccggggtactgcaggctaactagTGCTGCctgcaggctgccattagcaGCTAACTCACCAAATGATCCTTCAAACTTCTTCCGTGTGTGATTTTAATAACCTgttagggctagccctgaatactgccccttctggaggaattcggcacccatataaaccatgataaatttttgtcaaaagttgctaatatatgcaattaaaaattgttatcgaataggaaacactctaaagcttataaaaccgtttaaattttgtctctagctaaagcagaactctcagggcatgcattctcccaaagtctctcttgtaatgggaaaagttgcccctcactttgacgtcattggttacttcccaaagagctataaccatggaaacacgttctatgtcttcagcgtgaagcctgctttcgatgaggcctgtaactgcgagaatcacgtgctcacgagacgttcagcgtgaccaaacgtcccggtggCGCACAAAAAAATTCACCAATGGGAGACTgagatttctctctctttctcccaggacagactgaacaacgtgtgctaatctgttcTGCCCtccgattgctgtagacctttataacatgctaaggcttaattataaacatagtttgataagtttactcgaaatataatgtatactttcagtgttttggtgcgcagccacttgaaatttgcatacatttcagaaaagtgtctagtttgagaacggaaagacacagacttgcaaactgaacgctaacttgtgagtattaacccttcctcttctgaagcaagaacagccatggtaagggaatatttacgtcttcattttgggtttctgcctcctccatgatagaggagtcagcatgctaactGAGTGCTGCctctctctattatagcctagtaaacgccaaatgtaacgttaaaaataattgtaacatagcaattgcatttagaagaagtttatcttgccatacatatgtaaaacatgcatatttagtcaaagtttatgatgtgtattccttgtttgctgacgttatctgccggagctatttatttctcctgacattggagtagcattttttgaacgatgcataattgtaaacagatatttatggatatatattgcatattattgaaaaaaaatgaatgtactgtgtaacatgttatattactgtcatctgatgaagatttcaaaaggttagtgaaattatttttcttttaatcctgcgtttgttgattgcatattttttcctacttggctaagctaatgaagtatgtatgcagtggtggttggacataaatatgtgctatgttttcgccgtaaaacattttagaaatctgacttgctgggtagataaataacttctttatctttcatttgagccatttttcaagcgattctgtggaggttaaatatttttaggattatttcttgcgttccctgcgccacattacagctcagggggggtggggtgagttcccaaaggggaactagtagccctAACAAACTAATCGGCTCAAGAACATACATCTGGTGTAATAGAGGTATTTACTGGTAACATGATTGTGTTCGATTTTTTATTTACACTAAGATTAACCACGAAGCCATTTTCCCATTCACTATACTGCGGTATCCCGTTTTCTGCAAACAATGCCTACAGTACCGCGGTCGGCCATGAGAGGGGGCAATCGTTCTCCCCTGGGGTAAAACATCGAGCACAACATGTGTCGGTGCTCtccactgccatctagtggttctTGTCGTAAAATGAGTGTTTCTCGTGATCGACACACGACAACATTGGTAAAACAAAGACGTTCATAACTATGTGCCGTGACGCTGAAACAACAGTCTTTACTATTCTGGGGTTATTATACTGATGTTCATAACTATGTGCCGTGATGCAGGGTCTGAAACAACAGTCTTTACTATTCTGGGGTTATTACACTGACGTTACATGTTGCAGTGAGCCTTCGTGTTAAATGTTTGGGTTAACCGTTCCTTACCTCCACAACCTCGTCCTGTACCAATGACAGCTCTGTGTTGTTTCTGGCCTCAAAGTCATACTTGGATTTGGCAAACCGTTTTGGCTGACCTCTGCTGCCGTGGGCCTCGTAGTTCCTGTTCACGTCAGAGGTtaagaggtcaggggttagacggATGGACTAACAGTAGAACAGCGACTGATACGCTGAGGATGAATGCACACGTCGTATCCAATCATATCATCATCCAAAACCACAACATGCATTGTGCACAACAGACCAAGCACATGTCAACGTCCAAAAAACCCACAGTACAGTACGACACTGCAGGAGACATCACTGCACGGTGTGGTGGTACAAGCTACATGCTTATGGACATGACTGAACTGGGATAAAGCCAAACATGGACCACAGACACCTACATGCTACTGCTACTGACTGTCCCAGCCGAGGAGAAGTGGCCCAACTTTAACatcagaggttagagagagaacagagggagaggatagagggggctGTGATTGATCAAGATTACCCTTAGCACCCAGAGTTGTGATGTTTTTATATACAGTAGAACATTATAGAGTCAGAGTGTTTGCCTGTTAACCCCTAAGAGGATAAGAACGGAGGATGAGAATCCCAATGGAAAGGAGACAACACTGTGAATACAGACACAATGTCAGAGGATCCGGTGTGAACCAATAGGGGAGAGTAAGAGATGAGATTGGCAGATTCTACACCAGTAGGAAATAACTACTTCCTGTCCCTCATGCTGCtacctttagctagctagctactacctGACGCTCATTATGTTTATTCaaccgttagctagctagctactcactgggatgtgatgtttattcaattgttagctagctacttcctgAGATGTGATATTTATTAaatcgttagctagctagctactcactgggatgtgatgtttattcaattgttagctagctagctactcactgggatgtgatgtttattctacagttagctagctacttcctgggATGTGATGTTTATTCTACAGTTACCTAGCTACTTCCTGGGATGTGATGTTTATTCTACCGTTACCTAGCTACTACCTGGGATGTGATGTTTATTTTTACAGAGTACCTAGCTACTTCCTGGGATGTGATATTTATTAAatcgttagctggctagctactcactgggatgtgatgtttatttaattgttagctagctacttcctgggatgtgatgtttattcaatcgttagctagctagctacttcctgggatgtgatgtttattctacagctagctagctactacctGGGATGTGATGTTTATTTTCATCGTACCTAGCTACTTCCTGGGATGTGATGTTTATTCaatcgttagctagctagctactcactgggatgtgatgtttattctacagttagctagctacttcctgggATGTGATGTTTATTCTACCGTTACCTAGCTACTTCATGGGATGTGATGTTTATTCAatcgttagctagctacttcctgggatgtgatgtttattcaatcgttagctggctagctactcactgggatgtgatgtttattcaatcgttagctagctagctactcactgggatgtgatgtttattctacagttagctagctacttcctgggatgtgatgtttattcaatcgttagctggctagctactcACTGGGATGTGATGTTTATTCTACAGGTATCTAGCTACTTCCTGGGATGTGATGTTTATTctacagttagctagctacttcctgggatgtgatgtttattctacagttagctagctacttcctgggATGTGATGTTTATTCTACCGTTCCCTAGCTAGCTACTCACTGGGATGTGATGTTTATTctacagttagctagctacttcctgggatgtgatgtttattctacagttagctagctacttcctgggATGTGATGTTTATTCTACCGTTCCCTAGCTAGCTACTCACTGGGATGTGATGTTTATTCTACAGGTATCTAGCTACTACCTGGGATGTGATGTTTATTCTACCGTTAACTAGCTACTCACTGGGATGTGATGTTTATTctacagttagctagctacttcctgggatgtgatgtttattctacagttagctagctacttcctgggATGTGATGTTTATTCTACCGTTCCCTAGCTAGCTACTCACTGGGATGTGATGTTTATTctacagttagctagctacttcctgggatgtgatgtttattctacagttagctagctacttcctgggATGTGATGTTTATTCTACCGTTCCCTAGCTAGCTACTCACTGGGATGTGATGTTTATTCTACAGGTATCTAGCTACTACCTGGGATGTGATGTTTATTCTACCGTTAACTAGCTACTCACTGGGATGTGATGTTTATTctacagttagctagctacttcctgggatgtgatgtttattctacagttagctagctacttcctgggatgtgatgtttattctacagttagctagctacttcctgggatgtgatgtttattctacagttagctagctacttcctgggATGTGATGTTTATTCTACAGTACCTAGCTACTTCCTGGGATGTGATGTTTATTCTACAGTACCTAGCTACTTCCTGGGATGTGATGTTTATTCTACAGTTACCTAGCTACTTCCTGGGATGTGATGTTTATTCTACAGTACCTAGCTACTCCCTGGGATGTGATGTTTATTctacagttagctagctacttcctgggATGTGATGTTTATTCTACAGTTACCTAGCTACTCACTGGGATGTGATGTTTATTCTCtcccagagagagatgagattggAAGATGCTACAGCAGCAGGAAAGAATATGTTTCCCAGTTGAGAGGGGACAGTTTTACAGTTCAGATTTAGAGTAAGCGAAGTGTGCCCAGAGGGACATTGGTTTTATAGACGGTAAAACATGGCCAGTTCTTCAGGGCGTTGGGTTCAGTCAGGTGACCACAGTGTTACCGGTCTACGTGTCGTGAGACGGCCTGGTTGAAGGCCTGCACGGCCATGCCCTGGTCCGAGAGGTGCATGCGTTTGTAGGCCTTGTTGTCCAATGCATACCCTTGTGAAGACGGGAAGTCCTGTACACCCGGATGCTGAGGGAGACAGATAACACAAACACATCAGCTGAACTCTCAGTTATTATCACTGATGAAGAGACTGTGATCACTGATCAATGGACTGTCATTATTCATCAATTGACTGTCATTATTCATCAATTGACTGTCATTATTGATGAAAATATTGTCATTATTGATAAACGGCCTGTCATTACTGATGAAGGGACTGTCATTATTGATAGGGGCTAGGGGTCATAGTttagggattaggggttaggggtcagggtgcGTACCTCAGTAGACAGCCTGTGAACCATCTCCTCCTGTCTAAGGATCTCAGagtgggttaggggtcagagtttaggggttaggggtcagggtgcGTACCTCAGTAGACAGCCTGTGAACCATCTCCTCCTGTCTAAGGATCTCAGagtgggttaggggtcagagtttaggggttaggggtcagggtgcGTACCTCAGTAGACAGCCTGTGAACCATCTCCTCCTGTCTAAGGATCTCAGAGTGGGCGAGGGTCTGGGTCAGCTGATTCAGCTCTGCCTCTCGTGATTGGGGGACGAACGGCATCATGGGAGGTTCCCAACCATCACGGAACTGCAGCGTACACGGAGGGAAGTAGTGGTCCTTAGGCCACTCCAACCTGGAGAAGGGgtaagtgggagggagggagggagggggagagagagggagtgggagggagggagggagagagggggagagagagagggaggggagagagaaatagagagcggtaggaaaagagagagagaaagaggtaggaagagagagagagaacgagagagaggagagagagagagaaaatagagagcggtaggaaaagagagagagaaagaggtaggaagagagagagaggggagggggagagagagagggagggagggagagagagagagggagggggggggagagagagagggagggagggggagagaggagggagagagggaaatagagagtggtaggaaaagagagagagagaaaggagagagagagtctgacttcaaaaaagcttttggcTCAATTTGGCATTAGGgtttgctatacaaattgatggaatgtggtgttgggggaaaaatatacaacattataaaatccatgaacACAAACTGGCAAAAAACACATatatttcttcccacagggccgtggggtgagacaaggATGCAGGAGGGCATCTCAGTTAGACTAAAATAATGGTGTCACTCCATACAGCAGCATCTCAGGTAGACTAAAATAATGGTGTCACTCCATACAGCAGCATCTCAgttagacaaaaataatggtgtcacTCCATACAGCAGCATCTCAGTTAGACTAAAATAATGGTGTTACTCCATACAGCAGCATCTCAGTTAGACTAACATAATGGTGTCACTCCATACAGCAGCATCTTAGTTAGACTAACATAATGGTGTCACTCCATACAGCAGCATCTCAgttagacaaaaataatggtgtcacTCCATACAGCAGCATCTCAGTTAGACTAAAATAATGGTGTTACTCCATACAGCAGCATCTCAGTTAGACTAACATAATGGTGTCACTCCATACAGCAGCATCTCAGGTAGACTAACATAATGGTGTCACTCCATACAGCAGCATCTCAGGTAGACTAACATAATGGTGTTACTCCATACAGCAGCATCTCAGTTAGACTAAAATAATGGTGTTACTCCATACAGCAGCATCTCAGTTAGACTAAAATAATGGTGTCACTCCATACAGCAGCATCTCAGTTAGACTAAAATAATGGTGTTACTCCATACAGCAGCATCTCAGTTAGACTAAAATAATGGTGTCACTCCATACAGCAGCATCTCAGTTAGACTAAAATAATGGTGTCACTCCATACAGCAGCATCTCAGTTAGACTAAAATAATGGTGTCACTCCATACAGCAGCATCTCAGTTAGACTAAAATAATGGTGTCACTCCATACAGCAGCATCTCAGGTAGACTAACATAATGGTGTCACTCCATACAGCAGCATCTCAGGTAGACTAACATAATGGTGTCACTCCATACAGCAGCATCTCAGGTAGACTAAAATAATGGTGTCACTCCATACAGCAGCATCTCAGGTAGACTAACATAATGGTGTCACTCCATACAGCAGCATCTCAGGTAGACTAACATAATGGTGTTACTCCATACAGCAGCATCTCAGTTAGACTAAAATAATGGTGTCACTCCATACAGCAGCATCTCAGTTAGACTAACATAATGGTGTCACTCCATACAGCAGCATCTCAGGTAGACTAACATAATGGTGTTACTCCATACAGCAGCATCTCAGTTAGACTAACATAATGGTGTCACTCCATACAGCAGCATCTCATGTAGACTAACATAATGGTGTTACTCCATACAGCAGCATCTCAGTTAGACTAACATAATGGTGTCACTCCATACAGCAGCATCTCAGGTAGACTAACATAATGGTGTCACTCCATACAGCAGCATCTCAGTTAGACTAAAATAATGGTGTCACTCCATACAGCAGCATCTCAGGTAGACTAACATAATGGTGTCACTCCATACAGCAGCATCTCAGTTAGACTAACATAATGGTGTCACTCCATACAGCAGCATCTCAGTTAGACTAAAATAATGGTGTCACTCCATACAGCAGCATCTCAGGTAGACTAACATAATGGTGTTACTCCATACAGCAGCATCTCAGGTAGACTAACATAATGGTGTCACTCCATACAGCAGCATCTCAGTTAGACTAACATAATGGTGTCACTCCATACAGCAGCATCTCAGTTAGACTAAAATAATGGTGTCACTCCATCAGTAAGTGAACAGAAGATGCTTTAATAAAGAGGTTGGAGACCGATATTACCGTTAAACCCACGTTAACCAGACATTCACCCCTATGACCCCATGTTAACCCCGTCGTGACCTCTAGCCTCCTACCTGCACTTGGTCCACCCCTCCCCCAGGGCAACCCACAGGTGTCTTTCCTCTGCCGTCCCAGCTGAGTGCAGGAAGTCTATAGCCTCTATGGTCAACAGAGGAACCACCACGCTCTTAGCCAGCTCTGTCCCTCCAGAGGTCTGGATCACCTGGAGGAGAAGAGTTTAAACCATTACCCTCACCACTAACTACTAGGCTCTtaaaccattaccctaaccctcaccactaactacTAGGCTCTTAGCCAGCTCTGTCCCTCACCACTAACTCATAGGCTCTtaaaccattaccctaaccctcaccactaacgactaggctcttaaaccattaccctaaccctcaccactaactactaggctcttaaaccattaccctaaccctcaccactaactacTAGGCTCTTAGCCAGCTCTGTCCCTCCAGAGGTCTGGATCACCTGGAGGAGAAGAGTTTAAACCATTATCCTCACCACTAACGACTCTtaaaccattaccctaaccctcaccactaacgactaggctcttaaaccattaccctaaccctcaccactaactactaggctctaaaaccattaccctaaccctcaccactaacgactaggctcttaaaccattaccctaaccctcaccactaactactaggctcttaaaccattaccctaaccctcaccactaactactaggctcttaaaccattgccctaaccctcaccactaacgactaggctcttaaaccattaccctaaccctcaccactaactactaggctcttaaaccattaccctaaccctcaccactaactacTAGGCTCTTAGCCAGCTCTGTCCCTCCAGAGGTCTGGATCACCTGGAGGAGAAGAGTTTAAACCATTATCCTCACCACTAACGACTCTtaaaccattaccctaaccctcaccactaacgactaggctcttaaaccattaccctaaccctcaccactaactactaggctcttaaaccattaccctaaccctcaccactaactcctaggctcttaaaccattaccctaaccctcaccactaactacTAGACTCTtaaaccattaccctaaccctcGCCACTAACTACTAGGCTCTTAAACCATTACCTTAACCCCCACCACTAACTACTAGGATCTTAAACCATTATaccaaccctcaccactaactacTAGGGTCTtaaaccattaccctaaccctcaccactaactacTAGGCTCTTAAACCATTACCCTTACCCTCACCACTAATGACTAGGCTCTtaaaccattaccctaaccctcaccactaactcctaggctcttaaaccattaccctaaccctcaccactaactattaggctcttaaaccattaccctaaccctcaccactaactactaggctcttaaaccattaccctaaccc
Proteins encoded in this window:
- the LOC135568333 gene encoding LOW QUALITY PROTEIN: epidermal growth factor receptor kinase substrate 8-like (The sequence of the model RefSeq protein was modified relative to this genomic sequence to represent the inferred CDS: inserted 1 base in 1 codon), which gives rise to MILKSDGVIPPPRGAXPRAPATLTQVDVRSRVAAWSAWAAEQQDYDKQPQYSDQNEPSEMMATRVDRDVQILNHILDHIEFFVTKLQKAAEAFNELSKRKKSKKNKKKGPGEGVLTLRAKPPTQEEFVDCFQKFKHAFNLLGKLKSHIQNPSADDLVHFLFTPLRMVIQTSGGTELAKSVVVPLLTIEAIDFLHSAGTAEERHLWVALGEGWTKCRLEWPKDHYFPPCTLQFRDGWEPPMMPFVPQSREAELNQLTQTLAHSEILRQEEMVHRLSTEHPGVQDFPSSQGYALDNKAYKRMHLSDQGMAVQAFNQAVSRHVDRNYEAHGSRGQPKRFAKSKYDFEARNNTELSLVQDEVVEVRNG